Part of the Mangifera indica cultivar Alphonso chromosome 4, CATAS_Mindica_2.1, whole genome shotgun sequence genome, attttaatCTTACCCTTCTAGGACTAGTTcatgaataaaaaatactaagagCTTACGTTTATGGTAATGTTAGAGAAGTAAACAGAAAGATGTATTACAAAACTATAACACTGACTGAATGCAAGCCTCTcccataattttaaaatgtagaAGTATGCAGATTGATGAGCGCAATTGTGATCTCAGTATAGTAGAAGAACAATTACACTGTAATTATGATTGCTGAAATTGAGAGCAATGACTGTAAGACAATCGGAAATTGCCTTTTAATGCAGGACAAATTGCCCGAGTTATGATAGATATAaaccattatttttatttgtgatcGTATCTTATCAAAGGCTTCTTCTCAAGTTGTGCGTTGTCCAGTGTTTATCCAATAGACTCTTATGAATACGGTATCTATGGGTGAAGTTTTGGCGTATAACAATAAACTTTCAATATTGTTATAACTTGACtagttatttgtttttttcttgaaaaccaaggataaaattgtttgGTTGGAATTGTAGCTAATAGTGGTCCAACCATTTGCATGGACCAGCAAGCTAATTAATTAGTCTTAATCGAAATAACACATGTTTATTAATTAGCATAATTGCTTGATGACCCAACTATTTTTCTTCCAAGCTTGAGTTCATGTGTGCATGAGAAGCACGGGGTTGATGACCACAATTCCAACTTGGTATATATGTTAGgttaaaggactattttcccttcaaattttagtctactatcaaaatcaaacttgtggtatttcaaaaatctaaatacctattcATGGATTAACTTCTGttagaatttttagttatagggaaagataaaattgttattttagcactaaaccttaaaactctaaaaattaatattatttttcctaggctttaaaaactaatatttcaccaatttttaaagtttaaaaagttaaaatttcacCTCTCCAGTCGATAGCCAGCACTTTTCACCCGTCATCTAGATTTGACCACGAAGGAAGATCTGTCACCACCACGAAGGCTGACTTTCGTCTTCTAGAGATGACATTTCGTCTAGACGACGAAGTGTCATCCAAATGACGCTTCATATCTAAAAGACGCTTCTCTGAATGACTCCTTCGTCATCTAAATAATGAAGGAGACCGTTGGAGAGGGAGAGCAATGTCGTTGGGAGAGAAGGCCGCTGATCACCAAATAGTCGGTCGGATTTGTTCTCCAAACCctaagaaaaagagaaatttttaaaatttaatcttgaagagaaattgttagttttccaaacgaaatgagaaaaatgatataaaattttaagatttagtgataaaataatgattttatttttgcctctataatagaaaattctaatagaaattaatcaataaatggatatttaagtttttgaaaaactataggcgtgtttttgaaattgagttaaaacttgggtgggaattaattcttttatatactaaaaaaacatgtatatatataatataattaagtgattataAATAGTAACCATCAGTTTATAAGAAAttgttcatataaataatttgtatacattacattaaatttgtatttattaggcagacatatttatttatttaatttttttatttgtacgGTAACGTCCTCCCCACTTTTGAAAACACATTTCGTTGCCATAAATGTTTCTACTCTGCCGACGCCTGAATACGAAGCAAGTAGAATGCAAACACCTTTTAATTTGTGTTTcgttttgaatgaaaaaatgggatgattcaaatttattaagccaaatttaaaaataggtAGAATTTggttcaatatttaaaattggagtTCGAAACTCAATTTGAGATCATGATTGGAATttgtgattcaaatttataatttatgaataaaatgatGTCATCATATCCAATACTAAgcaaaataacgtcgttttaacaataatttgatacaatctaaatcaaacaaaaatcaatatcGAACTAATTTGAGCTATTCGCCTGACTCATAAGGTGGATCAAGTTAAACCTTTTCCTAACGTGACTTTGATTCGGTTTAAAAATGAGTTCCATCTACTGATTCAAACTTgatctaaacaaatttaaataaaattaaattgaatcaaactaactCAGTTCCGCCTTAACCTATGATCCCCTTctatattcttatatttaagAAAGAAATGGATGGTGctaaactataaaatattataatatttcaaaaatattaattaatattttatacattaacCATGGAAtaaatatgatgatatattattttgtggttaaatattttatttttaatttgaaattttcttacAACATAATATTAAGATAGCGTTTATAGTGTAcggatattttttaatacagtgcgtaaaatattaatgaaaagatTATGTTACAAGAGCAGCTCAAACACGGCGTCTTTGATAATTGCTTAATTTGAGAATTTGACCTAccattaattaattcaattaagattTGTAAggtattaattaaattaataataaaattaataattggtttatttctttatctatataattaacatattcaaaagtatattttatgtttaaaaaatgtgataaatgtttgatattatttaagaaatacataataatttaataataggtTTAATCAGTTGATTGTCTGATTGAACCAATCAAATTGTAAACCAATGAAATAACCGGTTTAACCATTgatcaagttttgaaaatatcggCGTTTAGAAATGTGAAAGATATCAAAATGAAggcaatttaattataaaaaaaaggaacaaataaaaaattattgaagaattAATCATCATAAAGTTTCGATGAAAACAAAGACTCAAGTGTTTGGTAAGCCGTTTGTCTACCTATTAAATTCttgcaaaatttaattttccatcTCCTTAACCATAATTGTCCTAGTTTCCATCAtcttatcaaaataaataaataataaaaactaacttatatatataaaagcaacaTATGATTatctctcattttttaaattaactaatttcatattgtcatatgaaattttatgaataagttAATATATACTACATGTTGTCGTGGGATATTTTTGTGTCCTCGTGAACATTTTCATACTATCAAAGAATAAGACTATACATaggaataaatattattaatttatttgtataaaatgaagtaataatttgttattaaatgatgtaattattatttttactattattttgaaattatccaattaaatataattatatatcatattatataaataagtttgtattaaaaaaataaatattagaaaaaatagtgaagtattagaatttttttaaaaaaaatctgaatttAAATCTCTGtcacatttacaaaatttttgaataattattttaaaaaaaaaaaaagatcaatcTATATGTTATCTCTCCCACTCCCAAAAATTTTACCACATAGTTTTGGcgaatattttgataatattatttattagggCACGAATTGTAGCCATCAAATTGAACGGAAATGAGTTCTAATTGGTGGCAGGAGAGAACTGCAGAGTGCAAAAAAAGTCAATACCTATAAGTGGTTAGATTTGATTGGTTGATTATGGATGAAAATGGGACCCATTTTTGGACAGAAGCACAGGAGATTGAAGAAGATAGAGATCGACTAGGCAAAGACAAGACcgtttgttataatattatgttgttgttgttatgaAGTCTAAATTTCGTGCATCGCAAATGTCGAAAACTATCAGTCAAAGTAAAAACATGTGATGCTGCCTCcaactttcttttattaattttcctgCTTggttgttaattataattaaatggtaATCAAGTGATTAAGTAGTACTATACAATGATTGACGATGCgtgatataatgatatattgatGTCAACATGACATCATATTGAACTTGAATCTATGTCATATAAGTTTACAAGTTTCATTTGTGATACATTATAAATAGCAATATATTAAAGCATTGTTATTTCTTCGGTTTGATCGGTTGAATTGAGAAAAACGTAAACTAGGTCTTGAATTGGGTTAGAACTTGATCTGATAATAAAAACATTGAGTAATATTTCATGTTTTAACAAAAAGGTATTGATTGATTACCGTGTTATCATccgattaaataaatttaaattaaaaataaaataaattattaagtcattcaatcatatgataatacgttATATGTCAACCATTAGTATTTAATAATactcatatattaatatatatagtattagaATAAAACCATGTATATGaacacatctatataaactgaGGTGATtacatgtaattagatgatgtgattatttattttttatctcttttttaaatcactcaattacatattgatatatcaaattagtaaaatttgtttttatatataatattacttatggtattatcaatataaaacaaaacattattattaaattatataatgatatattattatttatttccaaATTAATATTTGCAGATAGGGTCTCTCAGGAAGAAATGCGTCGAGGAAAGTGTAATAAGAGACAAGGACTTATACTTAACGGCAAATAACTAACACCCCAAATTTTGTCAAGACTCGTTCTGCCACCATCTTCAATCTCTTTCACTTGTCCACTCTTTCACGCACGGGCAAACCACCGGTCCAAGTCAACTTTCTGTCTATCCAAACAACTACTTCAcccacttttatatatatttcttcagTTTCTTCTGCTTTCCCTCCGTTGTGCCCTCCACCttcctctctttctctccaTACATTTCTACCTCTTCTAATTCTAAGCTGCAAATTCAgctagggttttgatttttttcacaATGAGAAAGCCTTGCTGTGACAAGGAAGACACCAACAAAGGCGCCTGGTCTAAGCAAGAAGACCAGAAGCTCATTGATTATATTCGAAAACATGGCGAAGGTTGCTGGCGTACTCTCCCTCAAGCTGCaggtttgtgtgtgtgtgtgtgtgtgtgtgtgtgtctatatatatatatatattgacatcttttatctttcaatgtttataaatttttttaacttgatttgattgTAACTGTAAGTTTTTACTGGGGTTCTATCAGGCCTACTTCGCTGTGGGAAAAGTTGTCGACTGAGATGGATAAATTATCTTCGACCAGACCTTAAAAGAGGCAACTTtgctgaagatgaagaagatctCATCATCAAACTTCACGCACTTCTAGGCAataggtaaaaaataaataaaaataaaaattctcttttgagaaaattttctttccttttctttcactttcttggCCCatgaaaagtgaaaagaaaGTGAACGAAATATCGCAACAACTTTATAGAGAAGTACCTGCATTTTTGCTTTTGTACCTTTctgcttttgcttttgtttaagtttcctatatatatatttttaaaatgcgTTTTAGCGTTTCCGttttctttctatatttttgctTTTGTGTTTTTTTGCTGCATAGATTAACTTTAATGGTGTAACTTTCAGGTGGTCACTGATAGCTGGAAGATTGCCTGGGCGCACAGACAATGAAGTAAAGAACTATTGGAATTCCCATTTAAGGAGGAAGCTTTTAAACATGGGGATTGATCCGAATAACCATAGATTAAACCATAGTCTTCCTCGCCCTGCTCATAAAAACCCAGAAAACTCAGCCAGCACAGCTTCAACATCTTCTTTAATGAATAATCAGTTAGTTTCTGATGCCGGAAGTTACATGGAAGATAAATCGCCAAGTGGATTAGCAACGTTGCCTAATTTGAACCTCGATCTCTCTATGGGTTttccttcatcttcatcactTGGTgttaatgaagatgaagataaggAGAAAAAGCTTAATATTCAACCTAATTTAAGCCAACAGCAAGAACTGGTCGCCCCTTCTGCTGCAGCCACGCTTGTTCTCTTCcgataattaatcaaattcaatattattcaaCGCAGAAGTTGAAGCCAGCCAGGCCGAAAATGGGATTCATTAGGGTCTCATTTTGTACAAATTGATTGTTTGAAATCCCTTTTCTTGGAGTTCGAGCAAAAGGGTGACAGAAAGAACAAGTCAGCGTGCAGAGAATGGAGATTTCACTGTAAATTTTAAAGGCAATTGCCTTACATATGTATAATTGTAACATTGTTACATATGAATGTATTGTGTTCTTTTCAGTTTTTATCCAATTTAGTATTgaatttcaaaacaattttcatTTGCCCTAATCTTCGAAATTTTATATGATGATTGAAGAACAATTTCATTTCATATCTAGAGATCTAGATATGGAGACTGGCTGAATAATTTGAGGTGGGGCCAAAGTATCTTTTGGATAACATTAACCTATTTAATGGATAAtgcatataaattttcatttaggaAATTTACTTAAGCACCGAacattaattacaattttaatttaaaaaaattgattaattaaatagtatAATCACAATTTACAGATGAATTTAAAGGATAAACCCAATATATAACGTTAtgatttaaatagaaaatagtaTGAGACCACCTATTATTTATTGGTTAGATTCTATTTCAGAAATTCATACAATGTAATTTTACTTATTGAAAGTTGTTATCTAATAAGATTTCAAGAGAGAGAGACCCATCACTCCATTGCAAGTATTTTTGGAAGCATTACGGACTAATTAGATTGTATGACGTTCTAAGTATTCTTATGATCTTAATTaaagtattaattaaatattatacttTATGCATAGATTATATAAAAGAACAGAAGATTTCTGTCCAATATAAATCTTGAAATTTGGATGagaaattttactaaatttcgGGCAAAAACATATCAAGTACCAAACATTCAAAGCAGAATAAATTTGTGCTTGAATTTTCTGGACTTCATACCAGATTTGCATGTGCTTCGACAGCCAACTAACATGAAGTAAATCACAAGTTTTATAGTTGACTATGTCacaatttctttgaatttttaacaaatttatttttcaattttttctggTGTGTGTCTTCCACGTTTATCTACCATTCAATTGGAGAATGGAGATGGAGATGccctttaattaaatttctatcATAGGGAAATTTTCCTCCCCATATTTGCTGCCATACATGgagatgaagatttttttttttgtaagcaAATGGAGATGGAGATTGCTTTACCCAAATCGTGGATTCATTCATTGCCATTacagaaatataatatttttgtgtcAGAGAGAAATTTGTCATTTTGCCTTCGTCCACTTTTGGGAGTGTTAGATAGCGAAGTTACTCTTTCCTATATGATGAAATAAGCTAACTTCATGTAAATTTGTCTTCTTTTCTCGTTTGCAGATTTAGTTTTGATAGATATTGGCAAAATagattgttcaaaatcaaacatatctAACCCAAAAGACAAGTGGACCAGTAGGATTGGATTTTAGTCTAGTTAGTTAGCCACCTTGAACGAGCCAAACTTGAGCTGGAATAGTCCTAACTTAAGTTCAAGTTAAGCTGGTTCGAATCTAATGAGTTGTaagaaaatttctaaaaaattcaTCTTCTTTGATAACATTTCTTCTTTTCTAACGACTATCCTTCTTGTTCATTTAAGATGACTCTTGTTCTTCTTTTCTAATGACTTCTTTAATGATCTGATCATCAGTTTGAACGACTATAAACTTGAGctgaaattttttgaatttgagtcgaaCTCATGTGGCTGACAAAGAAATTAGAAGGAATACAATAGCTTAGATTAATTACATTACAGGTATGTAATGTTCAAACAATTTTGATCAACGTTGCTTGaactttttagggtttagacTCCTGGAAATTAATAGGAAAATAGTAAAGAAATTCTTTCTTCGACTCCAAGAATCCCGGCTGGCTGTGCCTTCAACCCGATATTCCTGCTGCAATTACAAAATCcgaatcatttatttatttgcagttTTGACACCTTATTTAATTAGCCTGAAAGATTTGTCAAGAAAACATTATCTGGATACCCAAttcaatattcaaaattgagtgtacataatattgctctaaaTAATGAAACAAAGGTGCATATGATAGAATTGGAACAATGGTGGACAGTTATATATACAAAAGATTGTTCAAACAAACTCGACAATTCGGTTCTTCAATGTCCTCTGTGGCAAGAAATACTAACCAATTAATGAAGCATGTGAAAATTCTTTAGGGTTAACTATATCTATTAGTCAATTAGTTTATTCAGTttgattcaagtcaaatttaaattaaagttttggtTTAGTAGTTCgtcttaagtttgatttaaatcattctctgataatatttttcctttcgtaaatgacattatttatatgatataatttatccTATAGGAGATCTCTGAAGACATCTTTGaaatatttgaatgaattcaaaatatatctgATAATTTAggattcaagtttaattcaagttagtttatgtttgagtttagttcaaatccACCCGTAGTCAtatgcattaaaaaagaaaaaaccttataCTATTTAGGGGTTTATTATGAGAGTCGTAAagattttttgtttagtttatttaatGTGTTTAGGTATTTCCGAAATATAGACCGTACCACCAAACCTGTAAATTTTGAGGAGGCAAGCCTGGCAATCCACCATCTGGGCCTCCCAATATGGATATATATTGTGTGCATTCCAATCAAATTTCTTGAGTGTGGACTTGAATATGAGCTTTCTAACTTTACACTTAAGATTTCATGTATTAACAAGTTGTTCTATCGATGGTGGGTAagtcttttttatatttttctaactaaataactaataaatttttcgtaaaaactatattttaataACATCTTCTTCTATAAGGTTTTCCTCAATAAGCCTAGCCAACCCTTAATTTCCATATTAATcaagatattaattttgaaaaaggaaaaaattgccCTGGATCTCAGAAAACATTCAGTACCCTAATTATCTGAAGAAAATATCATGATGTAGGACAGGAAAACATCCCATGTTCTGAAAACAAAATTGTGGCTCTTGATGAAATGAGATATGAATAGAAAGAATGGATAAGTATGTACCGCTACTGATTGATGGGCTtgcacatttttttaatttggaagcATTCACTAACCTAACGagggtttttgttttgttctgtGTCGTTTTGTGGTTGTCTGGAGCCAATCTCAACTCCAACTTACTTTAAGATATTGCTTTCTCTTCAATGGTACTGTTTATCTCGCCAACAATAATACTTTGAATGACCTTAGGcttgaatcaaattcacctgTAAATCGTATGATATCTCCTTCTTTACCTGTAAGTCTTCGTCACCTCAGAAATTGACTATATAGTTGGCGTTTGGAGTGGCCTACATGAACAGTCGATGTACGGACAAATGTATTgacagagaagaaagaaaaagagagagacccAGGCCAGCGCCCGCAATTTTCAAGCCAGCCATCGATATGGGCTGTTGAGCCTTTATGATTCTCGATATGAAAACTTTTTTGGAGTTAATTTTAAGAGATTTCTTCTCTGCAAAATAGTGTGGAGGTGATGTAATGGATACATAATatatcatacatatatacacacacctATACACATATACACATCCCATCAATCATGTATTATACATTACTTGTACACGTAGTGTTTAGCTAGTGATGTTACgtgtatttataatgaattttaatatcatACGTTACACATATACATAGTGTGTACTGTAGTGGATGCATATACAATGAATTTCATCATCATACGTcgcatgtatatatataattatactttaGTGGCTGATCGAAGTTGTTTAGCtagtatatattataaagtatttGCGAAAGATATGCTAAAACCTTgccatcaaataaaatatgtatattgtGAAGATAGATGATAAAATTAGATTCGATCCAAGTTACTTAAAGTTAGACTGAAAAGTCAGAGTTCTAGTTAAAGATTGAACTCGTTTTTATagcatttttataaataataaaactatgtatgcatactttttgtatataatttaagtacattGACGATGTGTAaagtcaagttcaaattgattcaaacttttgagattgaacaaactttgatgaaatcaaaattaaattattttctaataaagtttaagttttaattcatcaatttcaaatcaactcatttaaattcaaactgatgTTAAgttgtttggatcaatttttCATACTGGAAATTATGAGAGAATGTGATACATATTTACCAAATAATTTCAGGATTTTCTTGTCTAGTTGACATGTGAAATTAGGCAAAAGTTTCTTTCttcaaataaaagtttgatataggctctttttttttatatgttataattaaattaatttagtattaaatcttaatattttcatcAAGGTATATTttgtatgagtaatattatatataataacaaaataagtatTAACAGATATTATTGTTGTCGATTTGTtgtattgatatataattaagtaatttaattatttattttatctataatttaagattaaccaattaaataatgacatgtcatatATTAGTACTTGTTAGCATTCATCTTGcagtacataaaatattattgatttcgTATATCTTCAATTCTTTGTAAGTTTTTgttccttttaattttattcataattggAAATAGAGGCGAATTTGCACTGAGTTGATTTGGGCTCGAATCCATGTTCAATTCAAATGAACCGAACTCAAGTTAAATCTCTAATTCAGCTCAAGTTTGAGGGTTTGTCAGTGATTTTTCACTAAAGCTCTTTTTTTATGacgattcttcttcttcttttttttttcaagaactCAGTTGTCTTCTTCAATCTCAATGTTCATCTGTTGAATTAATTCAAGCTCGAATTTGAGCTCATTATTTTAGATTTGAGACAATTTCAAACTATTCTTTGATTGGGCTAGGcccaattttttgtttaagcCCATTTGTATTAGACTGGACTACAAACTTCTCAGAAGTCAACTTTGATTTGGGCTTCTCTTTCGGTCTTTTTTCCATCGTTCTTTATAACAGCCGAATTGGAGCTGCCAGTTCTTCAATAACTTTagcaaattgaaaaataattttcaaaagctaAAATaagatatcaatttttaaatggtatcttgatattttaaatatatttgttataattttaaaaattgttttcaaattaaaaatatataaaatattaatagaaacgatttttaatcatttttatactaattttttaatattatattctttttgcCAAATCAATAAGCCCATGACAAAGTGGTACTAGAGTCACAGTGCTAAATACAGAGGTGTGTCGTTCCTAATGGTTTGAGCTGCCAAGAAATCTTCCGTATTGAAAAGTGTTTGCGAATGTCATTTTAAAGCACATCTCCTACTTGGAGGGGTGAAAAACTAGGGGAATGTGGGTAGGGGAAGTATGACATCCGTTAACGCGTGTGTGGGGTAGCATACAATGGGAGGTGCTTTGTGTGCCAAACGCGGAAGCACGAGTCTTCCGTGGTGTTGTAGGGAATGACACGACAAGATAGTCGGACTTGAAGTGTAGGCATCCATGTTGCCGAGTATGGTGTTGCAAGCCAAATCCTTGGACAATTAAAGGCCATGTTCACAAGCTATGTGCACGAGGGTGTGCACACAATTGAATGAGGAAGATTGTCACAGCTCAAAGGGAAATCAGTGTGACAAAGACACTAACATGAGAATAGCATATAACGTTCTTGGTTTCGTATTGAGATAAAGGTCATTGCTCTAAGAATGGAGTCTTTAGAAGTGGAGTCATTTGCAATACTGAGAAAAGAAACTAATGTATCCTTGTACTGATAAATCTAAGATAAAACAAAACCAATATTCTTAAACTTACAAAAGAGTGTTTGCAAACTTGAACCTTGACGGTAGCTATACTTGGGGTGTTGCATGGGTAGTTTTgtttgtatacatataatattacttataaataatttttttttctagtaagGAAAAAccgtttttaaattttatattaatcattaaaagTTTAAACATTGATAAAATTGCAACTacgattgaatttgaattaaactggtttgaattaaaaagtcaattcaactcaattcgattcgattcaatttatttaattcaaatttgagccaAGTTTGAGTCAAAAACTTCGActcatttttcaaatcaaacataacTCGAGTTAGAGAAAGTTCAACTCAATTCAGTTTGCAAACCAAATGAAAACTCAATTCACTTCGAGCTTGGCTCGTGGCTAAATTCAAATGATGTTaacaattgttaaaataatatcattttatttattattagataaaatgatatcgttttgttaataaattataaatttaaattattaatccaAGCCACGATTTGAACCATAAATTTGGGTCAAGctcaagttaaataatttttg contains:
- the LOC123213298 gene encoding transcription repressor MYB6-like, with translation MRKPCCDKEDTNKGAWSKQEDQKLIDYIRKHGEGCWRTLPQAAGLLRCGKSCRLRWINYLRPDLKRGNFAEDEEDLIIKLHALLGNRWSLIAGRLPGRTDNEVKNYWNSHLRRKLLNMGIDPNNHRLNHSLPRPAHKNPENSASTASTSSLMNNQLVSDAGSYMEDKSPSGLATLPNLNLDLSMGFPSSSSLGVNEDEDKEKKLNIQPNLSQQQELVAPSAAATLVLFR